A window of the Bacteroides thetaiotaomicron VPI-5482 genome harbors these coding sequences:
- a CDS encoding outer membrane beta-barrel protein, translating to MNKTTFILLITLIISYINTAYIQAQTQRVTVQGSILEKDTQFPVEQATIQLLSLPDSNYVKGISSLEQGKFSLTTLPGRFLLKISFIGLATEYKPLQINTTQTIVQLGKIELKPDAVLLNETVIVAQAPPVVVTGDTTAYNTSAYRVSEGAALEELVKKLPGAEINEEGKLIINGQEVKKIMMNGEEFFLNDPNTVLKELPADMIDQLKTYQKKSDMARITGVDDGKEEMVLDLRVKPSMRKGWNGNFEAGYGNDDHYRAKGMANRFKNKMNLSINGTANDNGINSNQRIGANYSQNTQKLKYGGSIEVRENKRDSWSKRHTESFLSDNTSQFSLQNNQSDGKTSAISANFRFEWKLDSLTTIMYRPTFNFSKGNSNSGNFSETLNNESTPINRKEATNHQTNDRFSTNGSLQLNRKLNSKGRNIALRLYYDLDDGNSDRYSLSNTYYLKYGDSIKTLNQWIEKLDKNNKYQVQITYMEPVFTNRFIEINYSYQHRSSLSEKYAYDWDKQEDTYSQYPDTAHSDCYKNKYSTHQTGIFFRTIRTNYFYNIGIEVEAQKTTNKSYMRDTTFEYLSRNAINYSPTINFKYTFSKQTTLKINYRGRTAQPGMTDLYRKKDISDPLNIRLANPELKPSFNNNISATFNTYFTETSRSLNANLSYNNTMNSTTRIVTYDENTGGQTTQPTNVNGNWRINGSLTFSTPLSNKKFTVNTHTNTNYGNSVGFTVLNKESDAVKSNTTNLFLSERLKGSYRSDLIDFELSAEVRYRKSEHSIKKENRRETFDYTFGTEANLNLPWDIKISSNINCRLKRGYGGKNDTNRTLWNAQISKSFLKKKKATVRFHLYDILRENESSERSISENSITDRESSTSNVYFMAYIAYRFNTFGQKRKRQSVQN from the coding sequence ATGAATAAAACGACTTTTATACTACTAATAACATTAATTATATCATACATAAATACTGCTTATATTCAAGCACAGACTCAACGTGTCACAGTACAGGGGAGTATTCTGGAAAAAGACACACAGTTCCCTGTTGAGCAAGCTACCATACAACTGTTATCCTTGCCCGACAGTAATTATGTAAAAGGCATTTCCAGCTTGGAACAGGGAAAATTTTCACTCACAACTCTCCCGGGACGTTTTTTGCTAAAAATTTCTTTCATAGGCCTCGCTACCGAATATAAGCCCCTGCAAATAAACACAACCCAGACTATTGTTCAACTAGGCAAAATAGAGTTGAAACCTGATGCTGTACTTCTTAACGAAACCGTCATTGTAGCCCAAGCCCCGCCTGTTGTCGTCACAGGTGATACAACCGCATATAATACTTCCGCTTACCGCGTCAGTGAAGGTGCTGCATTGGAAGAACTAGTCAAAAAGCTACCCGGAGCCGAAATAAACGAAGAAGGGAAATTAATCATTAATGGTCAGGAAGTCAAAAAAATCATGATGAACGGAGAAGAATTCTTCCTTAACGACCCCAATACGGTTTTAAAAGAACTGCCAGCCGATATGATAGATCAACTAAAAACTTACCAAAAGAAATCAGACATGGCACGTATTACCGGAGTAGATGACGGTAAAGAAGAAATGGTACTCGACTTACGCGTAAAACCAAGTATGAGAAAAGGATGGAATGGTAACTTTGAAGCAGGATATGGAAATGACGACCATTATAGGGCAAAAGGAATGGCCAATCGTTTCAAAAACAAAATGAACTTATCAATCAATGGTACCGCCAACGACAATGGAATTAATTCCAATCAAAGAATAGGTGCCAACTATTCTCAGAATACTCAGAAACTCAAATATGGAGGTAGTATTGAAGTCCGGGAAAATAAACGCGATTCATGGAGCAAGCGTCATACAGAATCTTTTTTGTCAGACAACACTTCTCAGTTTTCCCTGCAGAACAACCAATCCGATGGAAAGACAAGTGCTATTTCCGCTAATTTTCGTTTCGAATGGAAATTAGACAGCCTCACCACTATTATGTATCGACCGACATTTAATTTTTCCAAAGGAAACTCCAATTCAGGCAACTTCTCAGAAACGCTCAACAACGAGTCAACTCCTATCAACCGGAAAGAAGCCACAAACCACCAAACGAATGACAGATTCTCCACCAATGGCTCTTTGCAGTTGAACCGCAAATTAAACAGCAAAGGAAGAAACATCGCCTTACGTCTTTATTACGATCTGGATGACGGCAATTCCGATCGGTATAGTCTTTCGAATACTTATTACTTGAAGTATGGTGATAGTATAAAAACTTTGAACCAATGGATTGAAAAACTTGACAAAAACAATAAATATCAAGTTCAGATAACATATATGGAACCTGTATTTACCAATCGGTTTATCGAAATTAATTATAGCTATCAACACCGTTCCTCACTCTCTGAAAAATATGCCTATGACTGGGATAAACAAGAAGATACATACAGTCAATATCCTGACACAGCGCACAGTGATTGCTACAAAAATAAATATTCCACCCACCAAACCGGCATATTTTTCCGTACTATCCGCACCAACTATTTTTATAATATAGGTATAGAAGTTGAGGCACAAAAAACGACAAATAAAAGCTATATGCGGGACACGACCTTTGAGTATTTATCCAGAAATGCAATAAACTACTCCCCCACCATAAACTTTAAGTATACCTTCTCTAAACAAACAACCTTAAAAATAAACTATCGTGGGAGAACGGCACAACCCGGTATGACCGACTTATATAGAAAAAAAGATATTTCTGATCCTTTAAACATACGGCTAGCTAACCCCGAACTTAAACCATCATTCAATAACAACATATCAGCTACATTTAATACTTACTTTACTGAAACATCCCGTAGTTTGAATGCTAACCTCTCCTATAATAATACAATGAATAGTACAACACGTATTGTCACATATGACGAAAATACCGGAGGACAGACTACCCAACCGACTAATGTGAACGGGAACTGGCGAATAAACGGTTCGCTTACCTTCAGTACTCCATTATCCAACAAAAAATTCACAGTAAATACACACACCAATACAAATTACGGCAACTCTGTCGGTTTCACTGTGCTCAACAAAGAGTCAGATGCAGTTAAAAGTAATACGACTAACCTCTTTTTATCAGAACGCTTAAAAGGGAGCTACCGTAGCGATCTGATTGACTTTGAGTTATCTGCAGAAGTCAGATATCGAAAATCAGAACATTCTATCAAAAAAGAGAACCGACGGGAAACATTTGATTATACATTCGGAACTGAAGCAAACTTAAACTTACCTTGGGATATAAAAATCTCATCCAATATCAATTGTAGATTAAAAAGAGGATATGGCGGTAAAAATGATACTAACCGCACCCTATGGAACGCACAAATATCGAAAAGCTTCCTCAAGAAGAAAAAGGCAACCGTCCGATTTCACCTATATGATATACTTCGTGAGAATGAAAGTTCGGAACGTTCCATTTCCGAGAATTCTATCACCGACAGAGAATCCAGTACTTCTAACGTATATTTTATGGCATATATTGCGTATCGGTTCAATACCTTCGGACAAAAAAGAAAACGACAATCGGTACAAAACTAA
- a CDS encoding beta-galactosidase, protein MKKPLLYLLILVVAVLGSSCSQSSEGTFEVGKNTFLLNGEPFVVKAAEIHYPRIPKEYWEHRIKMCKALGMNTICLYVFWNFHEPEEGRYDFAGQKDIAAFCRLAQENGMYVIVRPGPYVCAEWEMGGLPWWLLKKKDIKLREQDPYYMERVKLFLNEVGKQLADLQISKGGNIIMVQVENEYGAFGIDKPYISEIRDMVKQAGFTGVPLFQCDWNSNFENNALDDLLWTINFGTGANIDEQFKRLKELRPDTPLMCSEFWSGWFDHWGAKHETRSAEELVKGMKEMLDRNISFSLYMTHGGTSFGHWGGANFPNFSPTCTSYDYDAPINESGKVTPKYLEVRNLLGNYLPEGETLPEIPDSIPTIAIPTIKMTEMAVLFDNLPHPKESEDIRTMEAFDQGWGSILYRTSLSASDKEQTLLITEAHDWAQVFLNGKKLATLSRLKGEGVVKLPPLKEGDRLDILVEAMGRMNFGKGIYDWKGITEKVELQSDKGVELVKDWQVYTIPVDYSFARDKQYKQQENAENQPAYYRSTFNLNELGDTFLNMMNWSKGMVWVNGHAIGRYWEIGPQQTLYVPGCWLKKGENEIIILDMAGPSKAETEGLRQPILDVQRGNGAYAHRKMGENLDLTNETPVYQGIFKSGNGWQHVKFGKKVETRFFCLEALNAHDGKDFAAIAELELLGEDGKPVSRQHWKVIYADSEETDAANNIATNVFDLQESTFWHTNYSSSKPAFPHQIVIDLGEDKVITGFSYLPRAEAGKTGMIKDYKVYLKMQPFKI, encoded by the coding sequence ATGAAGAAACCTTTATTGTATTTACTTATTTTAGTAGTGGCTGTTCTTGGCAGCTCATGCTCTCAATCTTCGGAGGGCACATTTGAAGTGGGGAAGAATACTTTCTTGCTGAATGGAGAACCGTTTGTTGTAAAAGCGGCAGAGATTCATTATCCGCGTATCCCGAAAGAATATTGGGAACATCGTATTAAAATGTGCAAGGCACTGGGTATGAATACGATTTGCTTGTATGTGTTCTGGAATTTTCATGAACCGGAAGAAGGAAGGTATGATTTTGCCGGACAGAAAGATATAGCTGCGTTTTGCCGTTTGGCTCAAGAGAATGGAATGTATGTCATAGTGCGTCCCGGACCTTATGTCTGTGCGGAATGGGAAATGGGCGGCTTGCCTTGGTGGCTGCTGAAGAAGAAGGATATCAAACTTCGCGAGCAAGACCCATACTACATGGAACGTGTGAAACTCTTTTTGAACGAAGTGGGCAAACAGCTGGCTGATCTTCAGATTAGTAAAGGAGGGAATATCATTATGGTACAGGTGGAGAATGAGTATGGAGCATTTGGAATCGATAAGCCGTATATATCCGAAATCCGTGACATGGTAAAACAAGCCGGTTTTACAGGTGTTCCTTTATTCCAGTGTGACTGGAACTCGAATTTTGAGAATAATGCACTGGATGATTTGCTCTGGACTATTAATTTCGGTACGGGTGCTAACATCGACGAGCAATTTAAACGGTTGAAAGAACTACGGCCGGACACTCCATTGATGTGCAGTGAATTTTGGTCCGGATGGTTTGACCATTGGGGAGCCAAGCATGAAACAAGAAGTGCCGAAGAATTGGTAAAAGGTATGAAAGAAATGCTGGACCGCAATATTTCTTTCAGCTTGTATATGACTCACGGGGGGACTAGTTTCGGGCATTGGGGAGGCGCGAATTTCCCGAACTTTTCACCGACTTGCACATCGTATGATTATGATGCTCCTATCAATGAATCCGGTAAGGTGACTCCTAAATATCTGGAAGTACGGAATCTGCTTGGTAACTACCTGCCGGAAGGTGAAACCTTGCCGGAAATTCCGGATTCGATACCGACTATAGCTATTCCTACTATTAAAATGACTGAAATGGCAGTCTTATTTGATAATCTGCCTCACCCCAAAGAGAGTGAGGATATCCGGACAATGGAAGCTTTTGATCAGGGATGGGGTAGTATTCTGTATCGGACTTCATTATCCGCTTCTGATAAAGAACAGACATTACTGATCACAGAAGCTCATGACTGGGCACAAGTCTTTCTGAATGGTAAGAAACTGGCTACTCTGAGCCGTTTGAAGGGGGAAGGTGTAGTAAAGTTACCACCATTGAAAGAAGGTGACAGACTGGATATCCTGGTGGAAGCAATGGGAAGAATGAATTTCGGCAAAGGTATTTATGACTGGAAAGGTATTACCGAGAAAGTAGAACTGCAATCTGATAAAGGAGTTGAACTGGTGAAGGACTGGCAGGTATATACTATTCCGGTAGATTATAGTTTTGCCCGTGATAAGCAGTATAAACAACAGGAGAATGCTGAAAATCAACCGGCTTATTATCGGTCGACGTTTAACCTCAATGAGTTAGGGGATACATTCTTGAATATGATGAACTGGAGTAAAGGTATGGTATGGGTGAATGGCCATGCGATTGGTCGTTATTGGGAAATCGGACCTCAACAGACCTTATATGTACCGGGCTGCTGGTTGAAGAAAGGAGAGAATGAAATCATTATATTGGATATGGCTGGTCCTTCAAAAGCTGAAACTGAAGGTCTGCGTCAACCAATTCTGGATGTACAACGTGGTAACGGAGCTTATGCTCATCGTAAGATGGGTGAGAACTTGGACTTAACAAATGAAACTCCTGTTTATCAAGGGATATTTAAGTCAGGCAATGGTTGGCAACATGTGAAATTCGGTAAGAAGGTGGAGACTCGTTTCTTCTGTCTGGAGGCTTTGAACGCCCATGATGGGAAAGATTTCGCGGCTATTGCAGAATTGGAGTTGTTGGGCGAAGATGGCAAACCGGTATCCCGTCAGCATTGGAAAGTGATTTATGCCGATAGTGAGGAAACGGATGCCGCGAACAATATTGCAACAAATGTTTTTGATTTGCAGGAATCAACATTCTGGCATACCAATTATTCCTCTTCCAAACCTGCATTCCCTCATCAGATTGTGATAGATCTTGGTGAAGATAAAGTTATTACGGGATTCTCTTATCTACCCAGGGCTGAAGCCGGTAAAACGGGGATGATTAAAGACTATAAGGTATATTTGAAGATGCAACCGTTTAAGATATAA
- a CDS encoding YjbH domain-containing protein, protein MKRVFSILYIICCCTLESVDAQSAGISEVLKELQMENISVAQKQDTITAAFETSVYRGSYNGIGIAIRRLITLPEVSTLQLVILDNALPQLCITLPAKLIEDYQSGKCDLDGVYCSMQMTTSTKTAMEALKGTKRESTTFGKVDVVVYPGVMLVNNVTYKLYKAAFELQPAVEMQLWKGASLRLQVCLPIVNNEPGKWDCIRLGYLTLRQEFRLDNHWKGYLTGGNFSDDRQGLAAGIGYFSSDGRWTVEGEGGITGSSHLYGNDWGMSKWKRVNGQLSVGYFIPQVNTQLKVSGGRFIYGDYGVCGILSRYFGEYVVGLYGMYTDGETNAGFHFSIPLPGKKRSRHAVRVMLPDYFAFQYDMRSGNEFARRALGVSYRTEPKSAENSRFWQPDYIRYCLIRTNEKTKLK, encoded by the coding sequence ATGAAAAGAGTATTTAGTATACTATATATAATATGTTGCTGCACTTTGGAAAGTGTGGACGCGCAATCTGCTGGGATATCTGAAGTCCTGAAAGAATTGCAAATGGAAAATATATCTGTGGCACAGAAGCAGGATACGATTACGGCAGCATTTGAGACTTCCGTATATAGGGGATCTTATAATGGTATAGGCATTGCAATACGTCGCCTGATCACTCTTCCGGAAGTCTCTACATTGCAGTTGGTCATATTGGATAATGCTTTGCCGCAACTTTGTATCACTTTGCCTGCGAAGCTGATTGAGGATTATCAATCGGGAAAATGTGATTTGGATGGAGTTTACTGTAGTATGCAGATGACTACTTCCACCAAAACTGCAATGGAGGCCTTAAAAGGAACCAAACGAGAGTCTACTACTTTTGGGAAAGTGGACGTAGTGGTTTATCCGGGGGTAATGTTAGTTAATAATGTTACTTACAAATTATATAAAGCAGCTTTTGAATTGCAACCGGCTGTAGAAATGCAACTTTGGAAAGGTGCTTCATTGAGGCTGCAGGTTTGCTTACCTATCGTCAATAATGAGCCGGGCAAATGGGATTGTATCCGACTGGGGTATTTGACATTGCGTCAGGAATTTCGTCTGGATAATCATTGGAAGGGATACCTGACTGGTGGAAATTTCTCGGATGATCGTCAGGGACTCGCAGCCGGTATTGGTTATTTTTCTTCTGACGGCCGTTGGACAGTAGAAGGAGAAGGTGGTATAACCGGTTCGTCTCATTTATATGGCAACGACTGGGGAATGAGTAAATGGAAAAGAGTGAATGGGCAGCTCAGCGTAGGTTATTTCATTCCACAAGTGAATACTCAATTGAAAGTTAGCGGTGGACGTTTTATATATGGAGATTATGGGGTATGCGGAATTCTTTCACGTTACTTCGGTGAATATGTCGTGGGACTTTATGGCATGTATACAGATGGAGAAACAAATGCCGGATTTCATTTTTCGATTCCATTGCCGGGTAAGAAGCGTAGTCGTCACGCGGTACGTGTGATGCTTCCGGATTATTTCGCTTTTCAATATGACATGCGTAGTGGGAATGAATTTGCTCGCCGTGCTTTGGGGGTAAGCTATAGAACCGAACCGAAATCTGCTGAAAACAGCCGTTTCTGGCAGCCGGATTATATCCGTTATTGTTTGATTCGTACCAATGAAAAGACAAAACTTAAATAA
- a CDS encoding tyrosine-type DNA invertase cluster 3b produces the protein MMKKNGFSRCAEMYIGRLRKEGRYSTAHVYENALLSFRGFCGTPTVSFGQVTREHLRCYGQYLYERGLKLNTVSTYMRMLRSIYNRGVESGRAPYVHRLFHGVYTGVDVRQKKALPATELHKLLYGDPKSDILRRTQAIAALMFQFCGMSFADLAHLEKSSLDRNVLHYNRVKTKTPMSVEILDTAKDMIYQLQNRKPALQDCPDYLFSILNGNKKRKDESAYREYQSALRNFNNHLRGLAKALHLTSPVTSYTIRHSWATTAKYRGVPIEMISESLGHKSIKTTQIYLKGFALKERTEVNRMNLSYVKNCLEKSVNNIKY, from the coding sequence ATGATGAAAAAAAATGGGTTTAGCCGATGCGCTGAGATGTACATCGGTCGTTTACGAAAAGAGGGGCGCTATTCTACTGCGCATGTGTATGAAAATGCACTTCTTTCTTTTAGAGGGTTTTGTGGCACACCTACCGTGTCATTCGGACAAGTAACCCGCGAACACTTACGGTGTTACGGGCAGTATCTTTATGAACGTGGCTTGAAGCTTAATACGGTTTCGACGTATATGCGTATGCTGCGTAGTATTTATAATCGTGGAGTAGAATCGGGGAGGGCTCCTTATGTTCACCGGTTGTTTCACGGGGTGTATACAGGAGTGGATGTCCGTCAAAAGAAAGCTTTGCCGGCAACTGAGTTGCATAAGCTTTTATATGGAGATCCTAAATCGGATATTTTACGGCGTACACAGGCGATTGCTGCTTTGATGTTTCAATTCTGTGGTATGTCTTTCGCTGATTTGGCACATTTGGAGAAGTCGTCTTTAGACAGGAATGTTCTTCATTATAATCGTGTTAAAACGAAGACTCCGATGAGTGTGGAAATACTGGATACTGCTAAGGATATGATTTATCAGCTTCAGAACAGAAAACCTGCTCTGCAAGATTGCCCTGATTATCTATTTAGTATTCTGAATGGTAATAAAAAACGGAAAGATGAAAGTGCTTATCGGGAATACCAGTCTGCCCTCCGGAATTTCAATAACCATTTGAGAGGACTGGCAAAGGCTTTGCATCTGACTTCTCCTGTCACTTCTTATACCATTCGCCATTCGTGGGCTACCACTGCGAAATATCGCGGAGTTCCTATTGAAATGATCAGCGAATCGTTGGGACACAAATCAATCAAAACAACACAAATCTATCTTAAAGGCTTTGCTTTGAAAGAACGTACTGAAGTAAATAGAATGAATTTATCTTACGTGAAGAATTGCTTGGAGAAAAGTGTAAATAATATAAAGTATTAG
- a CDS encoding YjbH domain-containing protein: protein MKQTEAILGDMRFIPLKGVVLILILILTTSRVHAQYALGATGQMMIPTAEMQETGTFMGSANFLPEEVTPNKFNYPTMNYSVDMSLFSFVELTYRMTLLKMRTYNGRVGYHNQDRSNTIRIRPLKESRYFPAVVIGADDLFTEKATQYWGDYYGVLTKTFGFCKGHQLAVTAGWYFHQGNQPAFKKGPFGGIRYTPAFCRELKLMAEYDTNGWNLGGAIRFWKRLSVHVFTREFTCVSAGLRYECTLIH from the coding sequence ATGAAACAAACTGAAGCTATTTTGGGGGATATGCGATTTATTCCATTAAAGGGTGTTGTATTAATTCTGATTCTCATCTTGACAACAAGCCGGGTTCATGCACAATATGCTCTTGGGGCAACTGGGCAGATGATGATACCTACAGCCGAGATGCAGGAAACAGGAACCTTTATGGGAAGCGCAAACTTTCTTCCTGAAGAGGTTACGCCTAATAAGTTTAACTATCCTACCATGAACTACTCGGTAGATATGTCTTTGTTCTCTTTTGTTGAACTGACTTACCGTATGACGTTACTCAAAATGCGAACGTATAATGGCAGAGTCGGTTATCACAACCAAGATCGTTCCAATACTATCCGTATCCGTCCATTGAAAGAAAGCCGTTATTTCCCTGCTGTGGTAATTGGTGCTGATGATCTTTTTACAGAAAAGGCTACTCAGTATTGGGGAGATTATTATGGTGTCTTAACTAAGACGTTTGGTTTCTGCAAGGGGCATCAGTTGGCTGTTACAGCAGGCTGGTATTTTCATCAGGGCAATCAACCGGCTTTCAAGAAAGGCCCTTTTGGTGGTATTCGTTATACTCCCGCTTTTTGCCGTGAGTTAAAGCTGATGGCAGAGTATGATACCAATGGATGGAATTTGGGTGGAGCAATACGTTTTTGGAAACGTTTGTCCGTCCATGTGTTTACGCGCGAATTTACCTGTGTTTCTGCCGGTTTGCGTTATGAATGTACATTAATACATTAA